In a single window of the Nicotiana tomentosiformis chromosome 8, ASM39032v3, whole genome shotgun sequence genome:
- the LOC104084735 gene encoding uncharacterized protein, with product MEFEVGDWVFLRISPIKGVMHFGKKGKLSSRYIGSYKILRQIGQVAYELELPSEFEFVHLVFHESMLRRCIGDPSWVIPIKYVQVMEDLSYEEVPVTLIDRQVRKLRIKDVASVKVLWRNKNTEEITWEAEEEMKSKYICLF from the coding sequence ATGgagtttgaggttggtgattgggttttcctgaggaTCTCACCGATAAAaggtgttatgcattttgggaagaaaGGTAAGCTGAGTTCGCGGTATATCGGGTCGTACAAGATTCTTCGACAAATTGgccaggttgcttatgagttagaattgccatccgaatttGAATTTGTCCATCTagtatttcatgaatctatgttGAGGAGATGTATTGGAGATCCTTCTTGGGTCATCCCTATCAAATATGTACAAGTTatggaggatctatcatatgaagaagtgCCAGTGACTTTAATAGATCGACAAGTTCGCAAGCTGAGAATAAAGGACGTAGCTTCTGTCAAAGTAttgtggaggaacaagaatacagAAGAAAtaacatgggaagcagaagaagagatgaagtctaaatacatTTGCCTATTCTAG